A stretch of Eleutherodactylus coqui strain aEleCoq1 chromosome 2, aEleCoq1.hap1, whole genome shotgun sequence DNA encodes these proteins:
- the LOC136611057 gene encoding tripartite motif-containing protein 14-like, whose protein sequence is MRCLALCNIMENFLITPPTQTEVEIFCTYCVDSPVTATKSCLLCEASLCEKHLRVHSKSAEHVLCEPRANLGSRKCSVHKKILEYYCTEDAACICVTCSLAGEHRGHRVEMLDEASEKKKERLRNVLQKLTTRRKETEERVRSLEERRRKAQQKASGEAERVTALCRDIRRRLDDLEKRVLSEISRQEKEESLSLSAVMKKLEIQKDELSRKMRHMEELCNMTDPLTVLQEPDTGDLCDPEDTVGHDGGDGDTGGHDGGDGDTGGHGEPLHDVDGPDVAVISDTLHTLCDIIRDIRRGIYVGDPADILLDVNTAGNNIRISDVLKTATSTLQNQNRPETAERFQYDQVMSRRGFSSGRHYWDVDISRSGVWRVGMCYPSIDMRGQQSYIGYNNKSWCLWRSYSKYSVIHDSKEIQFPHITSCNRVRICLDYEAGRLSFYELCDPIRHLHTFTASFTEPLHAVLHVYGGSITILGEATTGRNHNRN, encoded by the coding sequence ATGAGATGCTTAGCTCTGTGTAACATCATGGAGAACTTCCTGATTACTCCTCCGACACAGACGGAAGTCGAGATCTtctgcacttactgtgtggactCTCCTGTAACGGCAACTAAATCCTGTCTGCTGTGTGAAGCTTCTCTGTGCGAGAAACACCTGAGAGTTCACAGCAAGTCAGCAGAACACGTCTTATGTGAGCCCAGAGCCAACCTGGGGAGCAGGAAATGTTCTGTCCATAAGAAGATCCTGGAATATTACTGCACTGAGGACGCCGCTTGTatctgtgtgacctgcagtctggCTGGAGAACATCGGGGTCATCGGGTGGAGATGTTGGATGAGGCCtctgagaagaagaaggagagactGAGAAATGTTCTCCAGAAACTGACCACAAGGAGGAAGGAGACTGAGGAAAGAGTTCGAAGTCTGGAGGAACGCAGGAGGAAAGCTCAACAAAAAGCATCTGGAGAAGCGGAGAGAGTCACTGCCCTGTGTAGAGACATCAGGAGACGGCTGGACGACCTGGAGAAGAGGGTCCTGAGCGAGATCTCCAGGCAGGAGAAGGAAGAGTCACTCTCACTCTCTGCTGTGATGAagaagctggaaatacagaaggacgagctgtccaggaagatgagacACATGGAGGAGCTGTGTAACATGACTGATCCACTGACTGTCTTACAGGAACCAGACACCGGGGACTTGTGTGATCCTGAGGACACggtgggacatgatggaggtgatggggacacgggaggacatgatggaggtgatggggacacgggGGGACATGGTGAACCGCTCCATGATGTAGATGGTCCGGATGTGGCTGTGATCtcagacacattacacacattatgTGACATAATAAGAGATATAAGGAGGGGGATCTATGTGGGGGATCCTGCAGACATATTACTGGATGTAAACACAGCTGGTAATAATATCCGTATATCAGATGTCCTGAAAACTGCAACCAGCACACTACAGAACCAGAACCGTCCAGAAACAGCAGAGAGATTCCAGTATGATCAGGTGATGAGCAGGAGGGGATTCTCCTCAGGACGACATTACTGGGATGTGGATATCAGTAGATCAGGGGTGTGGAGGGTGGGGATGTGTTACCCCAGTATAGACATGAGGGGACAGCAGTCATACATTGGATATAATAACAAGTCCTGGTGTTTGTGGAGGTCTTATAGTAAGTACTCAGTGATACATGACAGTAAAGAGATCCAGTTCCCTCACATTACATCCTGTAATAGAGTCAGGATCTGTCTGGATTATGAGGCCGGGCGGCTGTCCTTCTATGAGCTGTGTGACCccatcagacacttacacaccttcACTGCCTCCTTCACCGAGCCGCTTCATGCTGTATTACATGTATATGGTGGTTCAATAACAATATTGGGAGAAGCAACAACTGGGAGAAACCATAATAGAAACTGA